The following is a genomic window from Rhododendron vialii isolate Sample 1 chromosome 9a, ASM3025357v1.
TGCTCTAAAAGTAGGCCTAGGTGGCCACCTATGTCTAGGTGTTAGGCGGACCCCCAACGCCTAGATTTTAGGATCTAGGTGGTAATTAGGCGCTTTTACATTTGTCGGCAATTTGTCGCCAATTAATCAGCTAGGCAGGGATTAATAAGTATATCTTTTAAAGGTATTTTGGGGTTACAtggtaataataaaaaatacaagGTGTTAAGtgttatttaataaaaattgatataCAATTGACATATCAAGCCCTAAATCGGCTGATAAAATATATACATAAGGCATagcaaaaatatttatatgtatatatatatatatatatatatatatatatatataacatataaaTTTGTATATATTCTGTGCTATTTTTAAGTCTTCACTTTTGTTATTTCACCTTTTCCTAATTTCTTACTCAACTTTGGGGGAGGGTAggaaatatttttataaaaattgacGGCACCGACTAGTTGGGTACTTGTCGGTTAGGTGCTAGGTGACTCTCTTTTGCCAAACTAGCGGCGCCTAGCGATTATTAGAACCTTGCAACCGAGGTTTCCCAATTCTATTACTCAGTTTTCCTTTGAAGTAAAAATACAATTAAATGTGAAATTGGCATAAAAATATGTGTCAATCCTAATCTCGTAACATGCCACATGATTAGGATAGAGGGGACAAGTTGGGGGTACACGACGAGATACACTAGCTAGGTACACGGCCACATGGTATTACGGACCTCTGAGACTTTTTCCAAATGGGTAGGCAAGCATTAAAATTACACAAAGTGCTTCAACAGAAGAGCAAAACCCTCAGAAGTAAGTCTTGccataaaaaaactaaaaatctgACCTTACAGCACAAGTGAATAACTTGAATAACAAACTCTGTAAAGCAATGACTATGAATAGCAGTGCTTGGAGCATGAATCATGACTTACTCGATGGGAAGATGGAGAGCTGAGAACAGGGTGCATATATCCGGAAGGAGAATTTGGAATGGATTTTCCTGGAGAAGCATATAGAATTGGTCTAACAAGTGGAAGTTGAATGTAGGGGGAAAGTGGTGAACAAAGTATCGGAGTATATGAAGACAGTGGAGATAGCTCTGGAGTTCTCCAATGAATTCCAGGCGCTGAAGCTACTCCAGGAGATCTTGATGATGACCTTCTTGAAGGTAGTAGATTAATTTTGATTCTGGAAGAAGAAAGTTCACCGACTCATCTGTATCATGGTCTGAAAAACGTATCCTAGAATAAAGTGATGACCAAAAAAACCAGAATGGCCCTTACTCACCGGCTATGGATGTCAACATATTCATCAGTTTCATCCAATATTTCTTCCTAAAGAAAAAAGGGAGTTATGTTACCTGGAACTACATATCCAGAAGGCAAAATCAGAATATGCATTTAAATTCAATGCTTCTATCAACAAATTatgatatagagagagagacatagaTTCTCTTGATACTAAAATATTGACTGAATGGGAGGGTCTATGATGGAACTATTAACCTGCAGAGAAGTATGAATGTATCCACACATaaattgtcttttgtttttgttgttttcatctAATTCATCAATACCAAAAACTCAGACAACCAAGCATGAGAATGAGATTTCTATACCAGAGCAGCCATTTATCCGCAGTCCTGCCCCTTTTAGAATAGACAATTGAGGAGTAATCGCTACTCAAGAGCCCTCCCAGTCAAATGGATAGAGAGTTAAAATGGCAAGGCAATACCTTAGGCTAGTAGAAAGATACAATTGGTTCATACTTGAAATTCATTTCAGACAaatgattataatttttttcccaaattacAAAAACATCCCACCTTACCACCATGAAATAATTTGAGACTCATGAACAATTGATTAATTGGAATCCTTCAGTGCACCAGTTAAGATTGTTATCCTTTATAATGAGGGTTAATTGTAGGGAGCAATTTTTCTCAATTCCTTTTTGCATAAAGATTGCAGATTAAgaatgggttttttttccctcggcGTAAGTCAATTTTGTTAGTTGAAGTAGTGAGGTTTGGCCCCAGTGAAATGTATGGGAGTACATGGTACCTACCTCTGGGCTACGACTCCACGTCCAGATTAATAATGGTTTATGTGAGTGGTGAGCTTTCAGGCACACAACAGGAGCGAGTATTAAGAAATCTAGGAGTTGGGTAGAATTTCAAAGTATGTGGACAGACTCAAATTATACATCAGGTAGAAATAGAATTTACTGATAAGCAGCAAATCTAACATCTGCTATTACTAAGGGACACTACCTGTAGGAGCTCCTCCATAACATCCTCCATTGTTATGCTACCAACGACCTCTTCATCAGAATTATTTGGAAGAGATTCCAACTCTTCATATGTACTACACCCTTCTCCTTGCTTCCACTTCTCCAACTGCCAATGCATATGACCTTGCTCCTTGATACTCTCAAGTGCAGGACTTTGAGTTTCATTATCACTAGAATACAAAGAGGATGATGCATCCGTTGAGTAGTGTACGTGCTCCTTTTTCCCAAATGGTGAATGGATCCctggaataaaaaaatttacaaatattATGATCCAAATTGAACTTTGGATGGTTTTGACAGGCAGTGGACACCATGTTTTACCTTTTCTCCCTATTTGCTTCGCTTTCAAGTATGAATTAGTATCCATGTTCGTTTTGGCAGCTCCTGAAGATACGTTGACATTCCTTTGACAACAACGGCCATGTGAGCATGGCCCTTTTGGAATTGGTTCAGTATATCATAAAGTGGCCGGTTGTCATCTACCCTGCAAGAGATAGGAAATTTGGAGGAATGGTTTCAGAAACTTATTGGCCATCAAAGTGATAATGAACATGCATTTTGTAATTGAGGATGTTTGCAATAGCATGAGCAAATGCTTATTCCTGAAGCTGCTGATAAGCAAATTTCATACCTAGGAATTCGCCTGATAGTCATGTTTTTAATTGGGGTTTCATCCTCTGGACGACAGAAGATCAAATTTTTTACCTACATCAAGAGGAAGATATTGTGAATCTATCCACACCATAGGTTTTGGCTAAAAGCAAGCTGGAATGAGACGAGCAACTTCTTACCTTATCTTTACCAGCAACAAATCAAGCACAAGAACTTGGCCCTTTCCAAATAATTACCATAACAAACAGTAACAAGTCGGTGTAACACAAACAATGTGAATGCTCATGCTATTTGGAATGTAAACGAGTATGAACCAAACAAAGACTAATACACACACTATGTTGGTATTGCAGGTCATCACTGTGAATCAGCTCATGCCATCGTAACAATAATACAATATTATGTGACTTACCAAAACTAGACCGATAATATTTTTTGGGCTTCCGCTATAGATGGGTATCCGACTGTGGCCCTTGCTCATTACTAACCTCATTGTGCGCCTAAAACAAAGAAGGATCATGGTTTTAATGATGAAGATGTAACATTCAGATATATTGACACATTTCAAAGGAGGTACAAACATGTCAAGTTTAGAATTTATATCAAGCGAAAAGGTTTGAGATATAGGTGTCAGAGAATCTTTAGCAGTCTTCTGTGTCATATCCAATGCTCCACTAATAATAGTAGTTTCGTGGTGCAATAGCTTTCCACCTTTTCCTGCCTAAAAATTCAATAACAATAGTTTTACTTTCTTGGACACCAGAAGCAATTGCATATATCCCAATATGAGATGACAGAAATAAAATCACTACAGAAATCAAACTGCAATAAATTGAAGATAATGCTAACCTCATTTCCGTGAAAATCAACCAATGTCTTCAACTCCGCTCGCCTTAAAAGTGAGGAATGACCCTTCCCCATGAGCCAATCCAACAGCTGACACAACAGAAAGCACAAACCAACTGTAGTTTCGCATAAACTCTAATGGTCTGGACATCTTagtttagtactccctccgtccctttggTCAGTCAATATTCTGATTTCCAACATTTCAAGGGAACATGCAAATCATTGTACTTGAATGCAATTTTCAAAGCATAGATTTGAAAAGTAcccttttgtcctttttttattCACCTTTTAAAGAGTACTTTGAGACATCCCAAGATGGAATAGAGGACTAACAGTgaaggatggagggagtacggTCTTGATTCACAAGCTCAGTCCATATTAGTTCAAAAGCATTATTTGCATATCAATAGAGTCATCCACGTGAGTTGGTTTGGTAGTCAAAAAGTTATTTAGTCcaatttcttttccttcctaATAGGGGATACAACTTTCAATCAGTAGTTTCACACACGGGTGCTCTGCTCATGCTTAATAAGGTTCTGATACAAACTTCAAATGCTACAATCAATATCTCCTGTTTGAAAGGACTTCTATTATTTGAGAGTGAATTCTCTATCTGTTTGACAAATAATTGAAGGACATGGTGGAGCATTGCTTGATCAATCTTCAAAGCTGCCGTATTACTTGGACTTTGAACTCTAAACAGGCTGAGAACCTCTTCAATGTTATGATTAGATGGTACTTTATTGCCGAATGTGAAGAAAAAAGTATAGGAGGCGCTAGAAGCCAGAAACTTAACCATCTTAGAGGTTATATCAAACATGATAATTACCTTACTAAATGGATACGACACTGGGAAGAATACGACCAAGAGGCAGCGAACTAATACACAAAATTTTGCACCAAAACTTAGTCCATACCGCGAACAGACAGCTTGAGGGATGATCTACAAAATCAGAATATAAAATCTCTAATAAATGATGATttgaataaattaattaattgtaAATTAATCGAGAACTCATTTATTTACCTCAGCAAATGCAAGAACCAGGGTGACTGACACGAGTATAGCAGCCCAAAAGGGGAGAATGGAATCCAGGAATATAGGAAGGGTCTTGAATAACATAAAAAATCAACAGTCGGCTACAATAAAGTAGATTAATTCCACTAGGTCAAACTACATATTTGCAACATACCTCCATTGCCAGTGTTTTCCCAACAAGGAGGGTGCATAAGAGCAAATACTCATTCTTAACAATGGGCAAAATCTTTGCTGGCAAATCAATAAGGAAGATAACATCAGTATAActcctgaattttttttgaaggaaaagaaataacCAGGTGACTTAAGGACTATGTCATGTGTACCAACCAGCATTCTTCTGGTCTTGGGGTAGACCGGCCTTAACAAGGACTTCAAGATCAACTTGGGTGAAGGACAAGAGTCCAAGAGAAAGGCCTGACATGAGACCAGCAAATGACACGAGGACGAAACATATGAATAGATACAGCCAAAACTTGGGCTCACAACATGGCGCATTGTCTTCTCTCATTGTGTTGTTTAGTTTACAAAATGTATGAAGATGGAAGAATGATTGCGGTGGGGAATGTAATGGCAGAGAAAATGAAGGAATTAAAGTTGTATAAATAGAATCGAAGAGTTATGAATTGCTCTAAGGCAATAATCCAATGAGATATGGAGAAGGACAAAAAGTTGTTAGGCACAGAAGTCCAAGATGCAACTGCCACACACACGGCTACATAACAAGTTCTAGCAAGAGACAGTAAGTAGCAAATaactttttggtatttttgtgaTGGGTAAGGTTTAAAAGTTGAAAAGTATGCAATCTTCCATGTCAGAAAAAGCAAAGTAGGAAAAATAATGAAATGCATGCCATACAATACTTTTTAACTGATAGTAGAGTAAGATGGTCCCACATGCCTTGATCCCTGTGAGCCTACGCCAGATAGCTCCTATCACAAATTTTTCATATGTATCTGGGGGTTGCCCTTCTGTATTTTAATCTCATTCTACCAACTGCCCAGATACTTGCTCAAGATTCTAGATACAGAAGCAGCAAATACACTGAAagttaaaaattgaaaaaacatgCAAACTCCAATGTtggaagaacaaaaaagaagaataaaactTTTGACTGATAGTGGTGGAGTAAGAGGGTTTCAGCACCCACATATGTGCTAACTATAGGTTTTAAGAATATATACATGCCCTTTAAAGAGCAATGCATATTCCTATCTTCCTTGATCCATGTGAAACTACACCAGATAGCTCTTGTGCTAAATGAGTATGTGTAACAGGTGTTTCCTGTCTGTACTCTACTTCCATTCTAACCAACCCGGTAAGATACTCTTCTAGATCATGGGAATGAAACCACATACATACCTAACTTGTGATTCGTGTGCCACTAAAAGCTCCATTGCAACTTGGAAATGGGAGCATAGAATGTAAAGAAAATCTGTAATCCGGTTCCCGAAGAATCAAATTTCAGCATGATCTTCTGGCCTATTCTGTTGTCAGAATTTTGgtttaactaaaataatgacATGGAGATTCAGACTTGGGACAacataagaataaaaaaaccaAGACAACCATATTAAATAGCCGGTGAAAGTAACTTGGGTCTACGTGTTGAATGTCCTAAAATGGAACGGTGATCATAGTCTAACGTCTAAACCATAGAACTTGTTGAGTTCAGCATAgcaatttattgaaatttgTATGAATTTGTGAAGATTCTACCTAATGCACTTGTAGTATATTGTTGCTTGGTCTCCATTTACGTAGGTAGTATTGCAAAATGTGTTGCCTAAGGTAGGCACTACATGTTGTGGTTAAAG
Proteins encoded in this region:
- the LOC131299882 gene encoding DUF21 domain-containing protein At5g52790-like, with protein sequence MREDNAPCCEPKFWLYLFICFVLVSFAGLMSGLSLGLLSFTQVDLEVLVKAGLPQDQKNAAKILPIVKNEYLLLCTLLVGKTLAMETLPIFLDSILPFWAAILVSVTLVLAFAEIIPQAVCSRYGLSFGAKFCVLVRCLLVVFFPVSYPFSKLLDWLMGKGHSSLLRRAELKTLVDFHGNEAGKGGKLLHHETTIISGALDMTQKTAKDSLTPISQTFSLDINSKLDMRTMRLVMSKGHSRIPIYSGSPKNIIGLVLVKNLIFCRPEDETPIKNMTIRRIPRVDDNRPLYDILNQFQKGHAHMAVVVKGMSTYLQELPKRTWILIHRIHSPFGKKEHVHYSTDASSSLYSSDNETQSPALESIKEQGHMHWQLEKWKQGEGCSTYEELESLPNNSDEEVVGSITMEDVMEELLQEEILDETDEYVDIHSRIKINLLPSRRSSSRSPGVASAPGIHWRTPELSPLSSYTPILCSPLSPYIQLPLVRPILYASPGKSIPNSPSGYMHPVLSSPSSHRVSRKPYERLWQPSRV